A single window of Methanobrevibacter sp. TMH8 DNA harbors:
- a CDS encoding SAP domain-containing protein yields the protein MRPKFEKIKSYKEFNKYYWYKEELQQICKELGIEYNGNKSELNNYVKEYFDGNIVKHQKKVSIKKTNNNLTLDTKLLEFGFAMRNEYRDFFGKQIGIKNFKYTADMAAALKKVRQTKDENFTVKNLIDVYLGKNDYAKYNNSSCQWNKFYQDFCNDSISMMFSNKIKAASILWKKVRDSDLEKIYSRNLYEKYKSELKSEQNR from the coding sequence ATGCGACCAAAATTTGAAAAAATAAAATCTTATAAAGAATTTAACAAATATTATTGGTATAAGGAAGAATTACAGCAAATATGTAAGGAACTTGGAATTGAATATAATGGAAATAAGTCAGAATTAAATAATTATGTCAAAGAATATTTTGATGGAAATATTGTTAAACATCAAAAGAAAGTTAGTATAAAAAAAACTAATAATAATCTTACTCTTGACACAAAACTATTAGAATTTGGATTTGCTATGAGAAATGAATATAGGGATTTTTTTGGGAAACAAATTGGCATTAAAAATTTTAAATATACAGCTGATATGGCAGCTGCACTAAAAAAAGTTAGGCAAACAAAAGATGAAAATTTTACGGTTAAAAATTTAATAGATGTATATTTAGGAAAAAATGATTATGCAAAATATAATAACTCATCTTGTCAGTGGAATAAATTTTATCAGGATTTTTGTAATGACAGTATATCTATGATGTTTTCTAATAAAATAAAAGCTGCATCTATACTTTGGAAAAAAGTGAGAGATTCAGATTTAGAAAAAATTTATTCAAGAAATTTATATGAAAAATATAAATCTGAATTAAAATCAGAACAAAATAGATAA
- the tmk gene encoding dTMP kinase: MYIVLEGIDGAGKSTQITALKQWLEDSGFEVETFVEPTDSEIGILIRKMLQNPSATDENIQKTLGLLFAADRLLLMDKIDSEEYCNKVIISDRSFYSSLAYQNPQNWIADINKFAKKPDIVLLLDLDVDIAIERCSGEDEFEKKSFLVDVKNKYLDLAKNDKDIFKIINANNGPKKVQSDIRKAVAPFLGICVSGID; this comes from the coding sequence ATGTATATAGTTTTAGAAGGAATTGATGGAGCTGGAAAATCAACTCAAATAACAGCTCTTAAACAATGGCTTGAAGATTCTGGTTTTGAAGTAGAAACATTTGTTGAACCTACTGATTCTGAGATTGGAATTCTAATTAGAAAAATGCTTCAAAATCCTAGTGCCACTGATGAAAATATTCAAAAAACTCTTGGCCTTCTTTTTGCAGCTGATCGTCTTCTTCTCATGGATAAAATAGATAGCGAAGAATATTGTAACAAAGTTATCATAAGTGATAGATCATTTTATTCTAGCTTAGCTTATCAAAATCCTCAAAATTGGATAGCTGATATCAACAAGTTTGCAAAAAAACCAGATATTGTTCTCCTTTTAGATCTTGATGTAGATATAGCTATAGAACGTTGTTCTGGTGAAGACGAGTTTGAAAAAAAATCTTTTTTAGTTGATGTTAAAAATAAGTATTTGGATTTAGCTAAAAATGATAAAGATATATTTAAAATTATAAATGCTAACAATGGTCCTAAAAAAGTGCAATCGGATATTAGAAAAGCTGTAGCTCCTTTTTTAGGTATTTGTGTTAGTGGTATTGATTGA